One window from the genome of Anopheles merus strain MAF chromosome 3R, AmerM5.1, whole genome shotgun sequence encodes:
- the LOC121596588 gene encoding probable cationic amino acid transporter has translation MANLFECVVSGTGSRWMVGTLILTHLIAYNEAGGPGLMIGMALAALYAALAGTCKSGIKSLQISYIRTTHRVDFFCLFLAKWMDILALFSACAVLVRTLSSCLDAMTGGLARMYILGRNSPANEPWPDVIGVVVIFIVTGMFMLGLENTRIFGLLMMAGVLLVGTLIVIITGLRGNPALFRTEPILPQGVVGLLSGTALSTFTYSNDLLNGNYIKRLLGLVVILLVLLSTELVGACLTMLIKFSSSHDYEAVPILSILELKDFHKLIPAVACLLVLTCSGALLELFPEMYTEIVQLTTSDWRILAKQIGYENRDSGSPTLTIFTGGSLCAMLAFACPLENLTYILAASSVLATLLRSFHFLYLPFRPHYLAQQNESSLGYSRLNTGNRSSSTSGQANTTNGLRAAHSRRSSLWCFKSSNFCSSTKAALAHHVLPGSRAGMSHTLNGGSREEHEREWLLLGEPSSPKGPPHSPPGTVESTVLSDQISDIECIALAKPENMDSEDSSTDIDAIVDEYRQKVTVSTAGYTSDGDTLRLPTANSWYLAIIFIVLIVLGSVITASGLMLWDTIMIIAGVNVVFIPATILLLFPRYDQASSTSATPALMSCVLTVLASFILFSASFAQSWPALLLWFLAGLFLFIRCDTWCCLCLDRPGSGQTTLITSVSTTKTTTIRVPRPPKGAIIQARIAGHS, from the exons ATGGCGAATCTGTTCGAGTGCGTCGTCAGCGGAACCGGCAGCCGGTGGATGGTGGGCACGCTCATCCTGACACACTTGATCGCGTACAATGAGGCGGGCGGTCCGGGGCTGATGATAGGGATGGCGCTCGCCGCCCTGTACGCCGCCCTGGCCG GCACGTGCAAATCGGGCATCAAATCGCTACAGATCTCGTACATTCGCACCACGCACCGGGTCGACTTCTTCTGCCTGTTTCTGGCGAAGTGGATGGACATATTGGCCCTGTTTTCGGCCTGTGCCGTGCTGGTGCGTACGCTCAGCTCCTGCCTCGACGCCATGACCGGCGGGCTGGCGAGGATGTATATTTtag GACGTAACTCACCCGCCAACGAACCCTGGCCGGACGTAATCGGCGTGGTGGTCATCTTTATCGTAACCGGCATGTTTATGCTCGGGCTGGAAAACACCCGAATCTTTGGGCTGCTGATGATGGCGGGCGTGCTGCTCGTCGGCACACTGATTGTCATCATTACGGGGCTGCGCGGCAATCCGGCCCTGTTCCGTACCGAGCCAATACTGCCGCAAGGAGTCGTCGGG CTCCTTTCCGGGACGGCACTGTCAACGTTCACTTACTCGAACGATTTACTAAACGGTAATTACATCAAACGTCTCCTGGGATTGGTCGTTATCCTGCTAGTTTTACTATCGACCGAGCTAGTCGGCGCGTGCTTAACGATGCTGATAAAATTCAG CTCTAGCCACGATTATGAAGCCGTCCCGATACTGTCCATCCTGGAGCTGAAGGACTTTCACAAGCTCATACCGGCCGTTGCCTGTCTGCTCGTGCTCACCTGTTCCGGTGCCCTACTGGAGCTGTTTCCCGAGATGTACACCGAAATCGTCCAGCTAACCACGTCCGATTGGCGCATTCTGGCGAAACAGATCGGTTACGAAAACCGGGACAGTGGCAGCCCGACCCTAACCATCTTTACTGGGGGTAGTCTGTGCGCGATGCTTGCCTTTGCCTGTCCGCTGGAAAATCTCACCTACATACTGGCCGCAAGCAGTGTGCTGGCGACGCTGCTTCGATCGTTTCACTTTCTTTATCTACCGTTTCGTCCGCACTATCTCGCGCAGCAAA ACGAGTCCAGCCTTGGCTACAGTCGGTTGAACACGGGCAATCGATCTTCCTCCACTTCCGGCCAggcaaacaccaccaacggGCTGCGTGCTGCACATAGTCGTCGCTCCAGTCTGTGGTGCTTTAAGTCGTCCAACTTTTGCTCCTCAACGAAAGCCGCCCTGGCACATCACGTCCTGCCCGGCAGTCGGGCTGGTATGTCACACACGCTGAACGGTGGCAGTCGGGAGGAGCACGAACGGGAGTGGTTGCTACTGGGTGAACCATCCTCACCGAAGGGACCACCACACAGTCCACCCGGGACGGTGGAGTCAACGGTGCTGTCCGATCAGATCTCCGACATTGAGTGTATTGCACTGGCCAAGCCGGAAAACATGGACAGTGAGGACAGCTCTACGGACATTGATGCCATTGTGGATGAGTACCGGCAGAAGGTGACCGTTTCGACGGCGGGGTACACGTCCGATGGGGACACGTTGCGGTTGCCGACCGCTAACAGCTGGTACCTGGCGATCATCTTCATTGTGCTGATCGTACTGGGGAGTGTGATAACCGCGTCCGGGTTGATGCTGTGGGATACAATTATGATCATTGCTGGAGTTAATG tGGTTTTCATTCCAGCAACAATTCTGCTGCTCTTTCCGCGGTATGATCAGGCAAGCTCCACATCGGCAACGCCGGCCCTGATGAGCTGCGTGCTAACTGTGCTCGCATCGTTCATCCTGTTCTCGGCCTCCTTTGCACAGTCGTGGCCAGCGTTGTTGCTATGGTTTCTGGCAG GACTATTTCTCTTCATCCGCTGCGACACCTGGTGCTGCCTCTGCTTGGACCGACCGGGCAGCGGCCAAACGACACTCATCACGAGCGTGTCCACCACCAAGACGACCACCATTCGCGTACCCCGCCCACCAAAGGGTGCCATCATTCAGGCACGCATTGCCGGGCACAGCTGA
- the LOC121596591 gene encoding histidine protein methyltransferase 1 homolog, which produces MFKFSFQVEPEDESPSTTSKDEERKPESSTEESKTTVNGDSDVYPCEELDFELALQSNKTAVNPDVTSTFTPGAELAIDYLNHLALLDETFTDDIVTAETDHSDLIPNRYEGGLKVWECTYDLGEFLATCEERRAEFDGKKVLDLGCGAGLLGIEALLLGASCVHFQDYNKDVLTKLTMVNYDLNCRSSTESDEAREQKSTPVEVKFFSGDWGSFTEKHNETYDLILTSETIYSTQNYAKLLQLFDRKLEPGGVVYLAAKTYYFGVGGGVRLFEQAIDTDGRFRHEVVWKCESGVKREIVRITRKL; this is translated from the exons atgtttaaattttcgtTTCAAGTAGAGCCGGAAGACGAATCACCATCAACCACATCGAAGG ATGAGGAAAGAAAACCAGAATCCAGCACAGAGGAGAGCAAAACAACTGTAAACGGAGACAGTGATGTGTACCCTTGCGAGGAGCTTGATTTTGAGCTTGCCTTACAATCCAACAAAACTGCCGTCAATCCAGATGTAACGAGTACCTTTACACCGGGAGCGGAGCTAGCGATCGATTACCTTAACCATCTTGCCCTGCTGGATGAAACCTTCACAGACGATATCGTGACGGCCGAGACGGACCACTCGGACCTAATACCGAACCGGTACGAGGGTGGCCTAAAGGTGTGGGAATGTACGTACGATTTGGGAGAATTTTTAGCCACATGCGAGGAAAGGAGAGCCGAGTTTGACGGGAAGAAGGTGCTGGATCTTGGCTGTGGTGCAGGCCTGCTCGGTATCGAGGCACTGCTGCTGGGGGCCAGCTGTGTACACTTTCAGGATTAC AACAAGGATGTACTGACGAAGCTAACGATGGTCAACTACGACCTTAACTGTCGCTCGTCAACGGAAAGTGACGAGGCGAGGGAGCAGAAGAGTACACCCGTGGAAGTGAAATTCTTTTCCGGCGATTGGGGCAGCTTTACGGAAAAGCACAACGAAACGTACGATCTCATACTTACCTCGGAGACGATCTACTCCACGCAGAACTACGCCAAACTGCTGCAACTGTTCGATCGGAAGCTGGAGCCTGGTGGCGTTGT ATATTTAGCAGCAAAGACGTACTATTTCGGTGTCGGCGGCGGTGTCCGTCTGTTTGAGCAAGCGATCGACACGGACGGTCGCTTCCGGCACGAGGTCGTGTGGAAGTGTGAGTCCGGTGTGAAGCGCGAGATTGTTCGAATCACCCGAAAGCTGTAG